A single window of Candidatus Atribacteria bacterium ADurb.Bin276 DNA harbors:
- a CDS encoding Ribosome-associated factor Y, producing MEVVVRGKNIDVDDLMRDYVTKKLSKLDKFFHKLIDATVVFSLVRGRIKSEVTMTASGIVLRAEGEGPDWRTSFETVDDKLERQVKRYKEKLARRGALKSVEALSAIEINEILSQTESEEKIPGKLVRTKEFTLRPMTVEDAILQMELLSHSFFVYKDIDKNKVQILYKRNDGNYGLIDPIY from the coding sequence ATGGAAGTGGTGGTTCGAGGAAAAAATATCGATGTCGACGACCTCATGAGAGATTATGTGACCAAAAAGTTGTCAAAACTTGATAAGTTTTTCCATAAGCTTATCGATGCAACTGTTGTTTTCAGTTTGGTTCGAGGACGAATTAAAAGTGAAGTTACCATGACAGCAAGTGGGATTGTTCTTCGAGCTGAAGGAGAAGGACCCGATTGGAGGACATCTTTCGAAACTGTCGATGATAAATTGGAAAGACAGGTTAAACGTTATAAAGAAAAACTGGCTCGCCGAGGTGCTTTGAAATCAGTGGAAGCTCTCTCGGCAATCGAAATCAATGAGATTCTTTCTCAAACCGAGAGCGAAGAAAAAATTCCCGGTAAGTTGGTGCGTACTAAAGAATTTACACTTCGTCCCATGACGGTTGAAGATGCCATTTTACAAATGGAACTTCTCAGCCATTCTTTTTTTGTTTATAAAGATATAGATAAAAATAAAGTTCAAATTCTCTATAAAAGAAACGATGGAAACTACGGCTTAATTGATCCTATATATTAA